The nucleotide sequence GGCCCATGGCGAGCGCGCCATAGGCCTTGCCGTGCGCGATCTCGGCGCGCATCAGGCTGGTGCCGTCCTGGGCCGCGGCGAGCTTGAGGACGCCACGTGCATCGAGGATGGTGACGACAAGCGGCTTCAGCTTCAGCTCGGTTGCTTTTGCGAAGGCGGCGTCGAGAATCTTGCGGGCGACGTCGAGGGTCAGTTCAGCCATGGCTGGTTTCCTTTGTCATGGGCGAGGTCATAGATGGGGTGTCTGCGCGATCGAGGCTCATCGCCAGCACGCGGGCGACGTGAAGGGCTTCGCGCTGCGCACCGTCGTGGATCTGGTGCCGGCAGGAGGTGCCGTCGGCGACGACCAGTGTCGCTGGGTCGGCGTGCCGCACGGCCGGTAGCAGCGACAGCTCGGCCATCTCGATCGACGCATCGTAGGTATCGGCACCGTAGCCGAAGGCGCCGGCCATGCCGCAGCAGCTTGATTCGATCGTTTCGACCTTGAGGCCGGGGATCAGACGAAGCACCTGCTCGACCGGCTTAAAGGCGCCGAAGGATTTCTGGTGGCAATGGCCATGCACCATCGCCTTGTCGGCGACGGTGCCGAGCGCGAGCTGCAGCCGTCCGGCCTCCGCCTCGCGCACCAGAAACTCCTCGAAGGTGAGGGCGTGGGCGCCGACGGCCTTGGCGTCGTCGTCCTTGCGCAGCGAGGCGAGCTCATCGCGCAGCGTCAGCAGGCAGCTCGGCTCGAGGCCGATAATCGGCACGCCGCGCGCAGCGAAGGGCGCGAAGGCGGCAACGAGACGGTCGAGCTCAGCCTTGGCTTCGTCGACAAGGCCCGCCGAGAGGAAGGTGCGGCCGCAGCAGAGCGGCCGGCCGCCGCCCGAAGGTCTCGGCAGATGCACGCGATAGCCGCCCGCCGCGAGCACGCGCAGTGCGGCGTCGAGATTTTCGCGCTCGTAGATCCGGTTGAAGGTGTCGGCGAACAGCACGACCTCGCGGCCGGCCTCCGGCCCGACGCTGGTAGCCGGCGGCACGAAGACGTCGCGGCGGAAGGCGGGCAGCGCCCGGCGCGCGCTGATCCCGGCAAAGCGCTCGAATAGCTTTCGCAGCAGCGGGCTGCGGTTGCGCAGGTTCGCGAGTGGCGCAAAGCGTGCGGCGAGGCCGGCGTAACGCGGCAGATAGCCGACCAGCCGGTCGCGCAGCGTCAGGCCCTGCGAGGCGACGCGCGCGGCGAGCACCTCGATCTTCATCTTGGCCATGTCGACGCCGGTCGGGCATTCGTGGCGGCAGGCCTTGCAGGAGACGCAGAGCTTCAGCGTCTTCATCATCTCGTCCGAGGCAAGCGCGTCGGGGCCGAGCTGGCCGGAGATCGCCAGCCGCAGCGTGTTGGCGCGGCCACGGGTGACGTCCTTCTCGTTCCGCGTCGCACGGTAGGACGGGCACATCACGCCGCCCTCGAGCTTGCGGCAGGCGCCGTTGTTGTTGCACATCTCGATTGCGCCCTGGAAGCCGCCGCCGGCACCGGGCCAGGCGGACCAGTCGAGCTTCGTGTTCAGCTCAGCGACGCGATAGTCCGGCCGAAAGCGGAACAGCGAGCGGTCGTCCATCTTGGGCGCATCGACGATCTTGCCGGGATTGAGGACGTTATCGGGATCGAAGCGCCTCTTCACCTCGCGGAAGTCGGCGACGAGGCGCTCGCCGAACATGGTCTCATGAAATTCGGAGCGCACCAGGCCGTCGCCATGCTCGCCGGAATGCGAGCCCTTGTATTCGCGCACCAGCGCAAAGGCCTCTTCGGCGATGGCGCGCATCGCCTTGACGTCTTTCTCCAGCTTCAGGTTCAGTACGGGGCGCACGTGCAGGCAGCCCTCGGACGCATGCGCGTACATCGTGCCGCTGGTGCCGTGTCTGGCAAAAACCTCGTTCAGCCGTGCGGTGTAGTCGGCCAGATGCGGCAGCGGCACCGCGCAGTCCTCGACGAAGGAGACCGGCTTGCCCTCCTGCTTCATCGACATCATGACGTTGAGGCCGGCAGCGCGGAAATCGGCGATGCCGCTCTGCAGGGCGGGCTCGGTGATCTCGACCACGCCGCCCCATTTGCGCTTGTCGTTGTTCCAGCCGAAGCCGAGATCGCCCATCAGCTCGGTGAGCTGCTTCAGGCGCGCGACATTATCCGCCTGGTCCTCTTCGGCGAACTCCACCACCAGCACGGCATCGGGATCGCCCTTGATGGCGGCGCCGATGACGGGTGCGAACATCGCGATGTCGCGGCCGAGCGCGATCATGGTGCGGTCGACGAGCTCGACAGCGATCGGCTTGAGCTTGACCAGATGCTGGGCTGCGTCCATCGCCTCGTAGAAGCTGCCGAAATGGCAGACGCCCACCACCTTGTTGCGGATCACGGGCCAGAGCTTCAGCTCGACCTTGGTGGTGAAGGCGAGGGTGCCTTCGGAGCCGACCAGGAGATGCGCCAAGTTGTTCGGCGCGTTGCGGGGGACCAGCGCATCGAGATTGTAGCCGCCGACGCGGCGCTGCACCTTGGGAAAGCGCGCGGCGATCTCCCCGGCCTCGCGGGCGCCGAGGTCGAGCATGTCGCGGAACAGCGCCAGCGTCGTCCCGCTTGCGTTCACGTCGGAGAGGTCGCGCGACACCTCGCCGAACCTTGCCAACGTGCCGTCCGCAAGCGTGGCCTCCATCGACAGCGTGTTGTCGCGCATGGTGCCGTAGCGCAAGCTACGGCCGCCGCAGGAATTGTTGCCGGCCATGCCGCCGATGGTGGCGCGCGAGGCCGTGGAGACGTCGACCGGAAACCACAGGCCGTGCTTCCTAAGCTGGCGGT is from Bradyrhizobium sp. ISRA430 and encodes:
- a CDS encoding FAD-binding and (Fe-S)-binding domain-containing protein: MTNASSLERRLRSELTGDVLFDAFSRGRYATDASFYQIMPAGVVVPKTMDEALRALAIARDERRKVTPRGGGTSQCGQTVNDGLVVDLSKHLNRILSLDVDNRTCVVEPGIVLDDLNRQLRKHGLWFPVDVSTASRATIGGMAGNNSCGGRSLRYGTMRDNTLSMEATLADGTLARFGEVSRDLSDVNASGTTLALFRDMLDLGAREAGEIAARFPKVQRRVGGYNLDALVPRNAPNNLAHLLVGSEGTLAFTTKVELKLWPVIRNKVVGVCHFGSFYEAMDAAQHLVKLKPIAVELVDRTMIALGRDIAMFAPVIGAAIKGDPDAVLVVEFAEEDQADNVARLKQLTELMGDLGFGWNNDKRKWGGVVEITEPALQSGIADFRAAGLNVMMSMKQEGKPVSFVEDCAVPLPHLADYTARLNEVFARHGTSGTMYAHASEGCLHVRPVLNLKLEKDVKAMRAIAEEAFALVREYKGSHSGEHGDGLVRSEFHETMFGERLVADFREVKRRFDPDNVLNPGKIVDAPKMDDRSLFRFRPDYRVAELNTKLDWSAWPGAGGGFQGAIEMCNNNGACRKLEGGVMCPSYRATRNEKDVTRGRANTLRLAISGQLGPDALASDEMMKTLKLCVSCKACRHECPTGVDMAKMKIEVLAARVASQGLTLRDRLVGYLPRYAGLAARFAPLANLRNRSPLLRKLFERFAGISARRALPAFRRDVFVPPATSVGPEAGREVVLFADTFNRIYERENLDAALRVLAAGGYRVHLPRPSGGGRPLCCGRTFLSAGLVDEAKAELDRLVAAFAPFAARGVPIIGLEPSCLLTLRDELASLRKDDDAKAVGAHALTFEEFLVREAEAGRLQLALGTVADKAMVHGHCHQKSFGAFKPVEQVLRLIPGLKVETIESSCCGMAGAFGYGADTYDASIEMAELSLLPAVRHADPATLVVADGTSCRHQIHDGAQREALHVARVLAMSLDRADTPSMTSPMTKETSHG